The Gavia stellata isolate bGavSte3 chromosome 1, bGavSte3.hap2, whole genome shotgun sequence genome has a segment encoding these proteins:
- the ABHD10 gene encoding palmitoyl-protein thioesterase ABHD10, mitochondrial, with translation MVILLSPLRAALGLPVCRLKSTVSFLTRPDRPNLAYHKLKGRNPGVIFLPGFNSNMNGQKATALEDFCSSLGHAFVRFDYTGCGSSDGNFEECTIGKWRKDVLSILDELTDGPQILVGSSLGGWLMLHAAIARPDKVAALVGVAVAADHLVTTFKKLPIEAQKEIEEKGEWKFPTKHNEEGYYSLTYDFIREAENHCLLNSPIPVTCPIRLIHGMKDGDVPWQISMQVADRVLSKDVDVILRKIGQHRMSEKEDTKLLVNTVDDLIDKLATLA, from the exons TTTGCAGGCTTAAATCAACGGTCAGCTTTCTTACTCGACCAGATCGACCAAATCTTGCTTATCATAAACTAAAAGGCAGGAATCCAGGGGTTATTTTCCTTCCAGGCTTTAATTCAAATATGAATGGTCAGAAAGCAACTGCCCTTGAAGATTTCTGCAGCTCTCTAGGTCATGCCTTCGTCAG ATTTGATTATACAGGATGTGGAAGTTCAGATGGTAACTTTGAGGAGTGTACAATTGGGAAGTGGAGAAAAGACGTTCTGTCTATACTGGATGAACTTACAGATGGACCACag aTTCTGGTGGGCTCCAGCTTGGGTggatggctgatgcttcatgCTGCAATAGCACGCCCAGATAAAGTAGCTGCTCTAGTTGGAGTAGCTGTAGCAGCAGACCATCTTGTAACAACTTTTAAGAAGCTTCCCATTGAG gcacaaaaagaaatagaagaaaaaggtGAATGGAAGTTTCCAACAAAGCATAATGAGGAAGGGTATTACTCCTTGACATACGACTTTatcagagaagcagaaaatcaCTGTTTGCTAAATAGTCCTATTCCTGTAACATGTCCCATACGACTCATTCATGGCATGAAGGATGGTGATGTCCCTTGGCAGATCTCTATGCAAGTTGCTGATCGTGTTTTGAGCAAAGATGTGGATGTTATCCTCCGCAAAATTGGCCAACATCGGATGAGTGAAAAGGAGGATACAAAACTTCTTGTGAATACTGTTGATGATTTGATTGACAAGCTGGCAACACTAGCGTAA